Proteins co-encoded in one Bacillus paramycoides genomic window:
- a CDS encoding DUF4029 domain-containing protein has product MLRRKLLYLLLTVPLYAWLISMTKIEMMALFLGYVFIFSNLNRIQEQSILEICIFSISIELFSIISIVLLNELFRWIHSFEFMKFGNVVLQVICAYIVFVLLDKIVGQQTVFQDNRKWE; this is encoded by the coding sequence ATGCTAAGACGGAAACTACTATATCTTCTGTTAACTGTACCACTATACGCCTGGCTCATTAGCATGACAAAAATAGAGATGATGGCTCTATTTTTAGGATATGTATTCATCTTTTCCAACTTAAATCGCATTCAAGAGCAATCTATTTTAGAAATATGTATATTTTCGATTAGTATAGAATTATTTAGTATCATTTCAATTGTATTATTAAATGAATTATTCCGCTGGATCCATTCATTTGAATTTATGAAATTCGGAAATGTTGTATTGCAAGTCATATGTGCTTATATTGTGTTTGTTCTGTTAGACAAAATAGTCGGACAGCAGACAGTTTTTCAGGATAATAGAAAATGGGAGTGA
- a CDS encoding L-lactate permease, producing MAILLALIPIMMIFICLFLFKQTSLRSSLIAYVVSVGIVLLSPTFQLGISETVHATIKGWLICFIVGYVLFFGIFLFHLMNKMGYIDQVARFLEEVTHDRLLQMLLMCFGICPLIESVSGFGIGFMVAAPIFLSLGYKPFQAVLLSFIGLLASSWGAMATGTIIGSQLINMPLTTLGTNTALLSIPMFAYFVILSLHVVGGWQAVIEKWKEGFGFFLLFSLGIYLSNAYVSVELAGILSSIVTITFGFLIVKLKGKNEQNLITEHAAATEREVSIIKIISPYIFLTVCILLSRLVPALHDLFRSYAVLDLQSYSYKLELLYSPGFWLGMTCLFTIIFFRIPSHIIKQSLSQTIKQWIPFAITTTMFIAISELMGASGMHSLLAKTAGETFGTFFVFVAPFIGGIGGFLTGSNAGSNAMFIKLQMQTAQNVALPWQYVTTLQNTASSVATIACPSRITLGAYLCNIPYRENELLKKTTLMIFGAILLVLVEGIFWYVLRK from the coding sequence ATGGCCATATTGTTGGCACTTATCCCAATTATGATGATTTTCATTTGTTTATTTTTATTTAAACAAACGTCATTAAGATCCTCTTTAATTGCTTACGTTGTGTCTGTTGGAATCGTTTTACTCTCGCCAACGTTTCAACTAGGGATAAGTGAAACTGTGCACGCAACGATTAAAGGGTGGTTAATTTGTTTTATTGTCGGGTACGTTTTATTTTTCGGTATTTTTTTATTTCACCTCATGAACAAAATGGGGTACATCGATCAAGTAGCACGTTTTCTAGAAGAAGTGACACACGATCGTTTATTACAAATGCTTCTTATGTGTTTTGGTATTTGCCCACTAATTGAATCAGTAAGTGGATTTGGAATTGGCTTTATGGTTGCAGCACCTATTTTTCTATCATTAGGCTATAAACCGTTTCAAGCTGTACTGCTCTCGTTTATCGGTTTACTAGCTAGTTCATGGGGGGCAATGGCAACTGGTACGATTATCGGTTCGCAGCTTATAAACATGCCCCTTACAACACTTGGCACAAATACAGCACTACTAAGCATTCCGATGTTTGCTTATTTTGTCATTCTTTCCTTACACGTTGTAGGTGGCTGGCAGGCGGTGATTGAAAAGTGGAAAGAAGGATTCGGTTTCTTTCTATTATTTTCTCTCGGAATCTATCTTTCTAACGCATATGTAAGTGTTGAACTCGCAGGTATATTAAGTTCTATCGTTACAATTACATTTGGCTTTCTTATCGTTAAATTAAAAGGGAAAAACGAACAAAACCTAATAACAGAACATGCTGCAGCAACGGAGAGAGAAGTATCTATTATAAAAATTATTAGCCCTTATATATTTCTAACAGTTTGTATTTTACTCTCTCGCCTTGTTCCAGCATTACATGATTTGTTCCGGTCATATGCCGTTCTTGATTTACAATCATACTCTTATAAACTGGAGCTACTATATTCACCAGGATTTTGGCTCGGTATGACTTGCTTATTTACTATTATTTTCTTCCGTATTCCATCTCATATTATTAAACAATCACTCTCGCAAACGATAAAACAATGGATTCCTTTTGCAATTACGACGACAATGTTTATCGCCATTTCAGAACTAATGGGTGCATCTGGTATGCATTCATTACTGGCAAAAACAGCAGGTGAAACATTTGGAACGTTTTTCGTTTTCGTTGCTCCGTTTATCGGAGGAATTGGTGGATTCTTAACAGGTAGTAACGCAGGATCAAATGCGATGTTTATAAAACTACAAATGCAAACGGCGCAAAACGTAGCACTCCCGTGGCAATACGTCACAACACTGCAAAACACCGCATCGTCAGTAGCGACAATCGCTTGCCCGTCACGTATTACATTAGGTGCGTATTTATGTAACATCCCGTATCGTGAAAATGAATTATTAAAGAAGACGACGTTAATGATTTTTGGTGCGATATTGCTTGTGTTGGTAGAGGGTATTTTTTGGTACGTATTGAGAAAGTAA